One Microbacterium sp. W4I20 DNA window includes the following coding sequences:
- a CDS encoding fumarylacetoacetate hydrolase family protein: MKIMRIGPAGAERPAALVRDDQYVDLSDVVEDFDETFFGSGGLDRIEAIVADRAAAGQALSLEGKRIGSPIARPHQIICVGLNYADHAAESGLPVPDEPILFTKSPNTLVGPYDDVRIPRGSTKPDWEVELGIVIGKRTSYLESVDDARKHIAGWVLVNDVSERAFQMERGGQWLKGKSAETFNPAGPWLVTDDEIDDVRDLGMWLDVNGVRRQTGSTSTMIFDPYFLVHYISQFMILEPGDLINTGTPPGVGLGFTPPIWLQPGDEVTLGIDGLGTQRQTVVAPR; the protein is encoded by the coding sequence ATGAAGATCATGCGAATCGGTCCCGCGGGGGCGGAGCGGCCTGCCGCGTTGGTGCGCGACGATCAGTACGTAGACCTGTCGGATGTCGTCGAGGACTTCGACGAGACGTTTTTCGGCTCGGGTGGACTCGATCGGATCGAGGCGATCGTTGCCGATCGAGCGGCTGCCGGGCAGGCCCTCTCCCTGGAAGGTAAGCGCATCGGCTCGCCGATCGCGCGACCGCATCAGATCATCTGCGTCGGGCTGAATTACGCGGACCACGCGGCGGAGTCCGGTCTGCCTGTGCCGGACGAGCCGATTCTCTTCACGAAATCACCGAACACCCTGGTGGGACCGTATGACGACGTGCGGATTCCTCGGGGGTCGACCAAGCCCGACTGGGAGGTCGAACTCGGCATAGTGATAGGAAAGCGCACCAGCTACCTCGAATCGGTCGACGACGCGAGGAAACACATCGCCGGGTGGGTGCTCGTCAACGATGTCAGCGAACGCGCTTTCCAGATGGAGCGCGGTGGGCAATGGCTCAAGGGGAAGTCGGCGGAGACGTTCAACCCGGCGGGGCCGTGGCTGGTGACGGACGACGAGATCGACGACGTGCGCGATCTCGGGATGTGGCTGGATGTCAACGGGGTGCGCCGGCAGACCGGGTCGACGTCGACGATGATCTTCGACCCCTATTTCCTTGTCCACTACATCAGTCAGTTCATGATCCTGGAGCCGGGTGATCTGATCAACACCGGTACGCCGCCGGGCGTGGGACTCGGATTCACCCCACCGATCTGGCTCCAGCCCGGGGACGAGGTCACTCTCGGCATCGATGGGCTCGGGACGCAGAGGCAGACGGTGGTGGCACCCCGGTGA
- a CDS encoding zinc-binding dehydrogenase, whose amino-acid sequence MEPPVPVSGEVLVDVRRAGICGTDFELFTGEMPYLHDGNAAYPLRIGHEWMGTVSAVADGADQPWIGRRVTGDTMIGCGNCERCRHGFHHVCAFRVELGVRGGRPGALAEQVAVPVSSLHALPDAVDDAAGALVEPGGNAWRSVDAAQLRRGERLLILGPGTIGLLCAMFARAAGVEVHLLGRPGMSLDFARSLGWDGVWTADDLPDVPWHAVIDASNAPELPARAHELVEPGRHVVHVGLAGSPSFVDSRTIALKDVTAVGILGASAGLDSTIAAFADGSVDPRPLVSTTTSLEGLPEVLAGTHPKDRGPGPKIQVDVAAR is encoded by the coding sequence GTGGAACCCCCCGTGCCCGTCTCGGGCGAGGTCCTCGTGGACGTGCGACGCGCAGGAATCTGCGGCACCGACTTCGAGCTGTTCACGGGAGAGATGCCGTATCTGCATGACGGGAACGCCGCGTACCCGCTCCGCATCGGGCACGAGTGGATGGGCACCGTCTCAGCCGTGGCAGACGGTGCCGACCAACCTTGGATCGGTAGACGTGTGACCGGCGACACCATGATCGGCTGTGGGAACTGCGAACGGTGCCGCCACGGGTTCCATCACGTGTGCGCGTTTCGCGTCGAGCTGGGCGTCAGGGGCGGCAGACCCGGCGCGCTCGCCGAGCAGGTCGCGGTTCCGGTCTCGTCGCTGCACGCACTGCCGGACGCCGTCGACGACGCTGCGGGGGCCTTGGTGGAGCCCGGGGGCAACGCATGGCGATCGGTCGACGCCGCGCAGCTGCGGAGAGGGGAGCGCTTACTCATCCTCGGGCCTGGAACTATCGGGCTTCTCTGCGCCATGTTCGCTCGGGCAGCAGGTGTGGAAGTCCATCTCCTGGGCCGCCCCGGCATGTCGCTAGATTTCGCGCGATCGCTCGGATGGGACGGCGTCTGGACCGCTGACGATCTTCCCGACGTACCATGGCACGCGGTCATCGACGCGTCGAACGCTCCCGAGCTCCCGGCGAGAGCGCACGAGCTCGTCGAGCCGGGGCGGCACGTGGTCCATGTCGGTCTCGCGGGGAGCCCGAGTTTCGTCGACTCGCGAACGATCGCGCTCAAAGACGTCACCGCTGTCGGCATCCTCGGTGCGTCAGCAGGGCTCGACTCGACGATCGCTGCCTTCGCAGACGGATCCGTGGACCCACGGCCACTCGTATCCACGACGACCTCTCTCGAAGGGCTACCCGAGGTGCTCGCCGGCACCCACCCGAAGGACCGCGGCCCGGGTCCGAAGATCCAGGTCGACGTCGCCGCACGATGA
- a CDS encoding hexameric tyrosine-coordinated heme protein, protein MTDSWLPSLLTQTPEQGYALAVKLSRTAVKLTQPSAEVRERVRADYAEDFSALIAISQVVATNFQTVSAANGYWRG, encoded by the coding sequence ATGACCGATTCCTGGCTCCCGTCCCTGCTCACCCAGACGCCCGAACAGGGGTACGCCCTCGCCGTCAAGCTCTCCCGTACCGCGGTGAAACTCACGCAGCCCTCCGCGGAGGTGCGCGAGCGGGTGCGCGCCGACTATGCCGAAGACTTCAGCGCACTCATCGCCATCTCGCAGGTCGTCGCGACGAACTTCCAGACGGTCTCGGCTGCTAACGGGTACTGGCGGGGGTGA
- a CDS encoding TlpA family protein disulfide reductase, producing the protein MPDSALSTGLFSLDVSSWLNSPPISIESLRGRVVVIEAFQMLCPGCISHGLPLAQRIHRTFSRDEVVVLGLHTVFEHHAVMGRDALEVFLSEYRIDFPVAIDRPIPGQALPATMQRYGLRGTPSMLIVDREGRLRDVAFGAVDELALGTYLGRLLTESPAEPGHSPGQVTPSDVAFCDVDGNCA; encoded by the coding sequence ATGCCCGATTCGGCCCTCTCCACCGGGCTGTTCAGCCTCGACGTCTCGTCGTGGCTGAACAGCCCGCCGATCTCGATCGAGTCCCTCCGCGGTCGCGTCGTCGTGATCGAGGCGTTCCAGATGCTCTGCCCGGGATGCATCAGCCACGGACTGCCGCTCGCGCAGCGCATCCACCGCACGTTCTCCCGCGACGAGGTCGTGGTCCTCGGGCTGCACACCGTCTTCGAGCATCACGCAGTGATGGGACGGGACGCGCTCGAGGTCTTCCTGTCCGAGTACCGGATCGACTTTCCCGTTGCGATCGACCGCCCGATCCCTGGGCAGGCGCTCCCCGCGACCATGCAGCGATACGGACTGCGCGGTACGCCGTCGATGCTGATCGTCGATCGCGAGGGGCGCCTCCGCGATGTCGCCTTCGGTGCCGTGGACGAACTCGCCCTCGGGACCTACCTCGGTCGGCTGCTCACGGAGTCGCCCGCCGAGCCGGGTCACTCCCCCGGTCAAGTCACTCCGTCCGACGTCGCGTTCTGCGACGTCGACGGGAACTGCGCCTGA
- a CDS encoding carboxymuconolactone decarboxylase family protein, protein MPNVPLIDRETATGSVKEHLDQITSAFGTVPAMFKAVANSPAALASMWGSFGAFGGGTLGAALGEQIAVAVANRNSCEYCLAAHTALGKKAGLSRDTLAAAQDGQSDDPKTAALLDFALKLVNDRGQLSAADVQAVREQGWNDEQIVETIGQVALNLFTNYVNIALDVPIDFPNVPLRRAS, encoded by the coding sequence ATGCCCAACGTCCCCCTCATCGACCGCGAGACCGCCACCGGATCGGTCAAGGAGCACCTCGACCAGATCACGTCCGCGTTCGGCACCGTGCCCGCCATGTTCAAGGCCGTGGCGAACTCGCCCGCCGCTCTCGCGAGCATGTGGGGCTCCTTCGGCGCCTTCGGCGGCGGCACCCTCGGTGCGGCACTCGGCGAGCAGATCGCCGTGGCGGTCGCGAACCGCAACTCCTGCGAGTACTGCCTCGCCGCCCACACCGCCCTGGGCAAGAAGGCCGGCCTCTCCCGTGACACTCTCGCCGCGGCGCAGGACGGACAGTCCGACGACCCGAAGACGGCGGCCCTGCTGGACTTCGCGCTCAAGCTCGTCAACGACCGCGGTCAGCTCTCCGCGGCCGACGTGCAGGCCGTGCGCGAGCAGGGGTGGAACGACGAGCAGATCGTCGAGACCATCGGGCAGGTCGCGCTCAACCTGTTCACGAACTACGTGAACATCGCCCTCGACGTCCCGATCGACTTCCCCAACGTCCCGCTCCGTCGCGCCAGCTGA
- a CDS encoding AraC family transcriptional regulator: protein MTPVDRLTPLLQRFRVRTQLFHAGPLCGVTAFPAEPGRGFLHVLRRGEMELMVTDERGATERVQITRPSLLFFPRPSDHSFLNAPTEESDFTCATLDFDGGATHPLVQALPSVIILPLDEVATLTPALDLLFSEVDNVRCGRPILADRLFEVVLIQLLRWMLDNPSHLALKQSLLSGLADERLSPALVAVHEAPGESWTLQTMARQANMSRSAFASRFKDVVGQTPVDYLTEWRLTIAQENLRAGTSVSTVAAELGYASASAFSRAFAQRIGRSPRAWLVGARADRVGADIGAASGRE, encoded by the coding sequence ATGACCCCCGTCGACCGGCTCACTCCTCTGCTGCAGCGATTCCGGGTGCGCACGCAGCTCTTCCATGCCGGTCCGCTCTGCGGCGTGACCGCCTTCCCTGCCGAGCCGGGCCGCGGTTTCCTGCACGTGCTGCGCCGTGGCGAGATGGAGCTGATGGTCACCGATGAGCGGGGCGCCACGGAACGAGTGCAGATCACGCGCCCGAGCCTGCTGTTCTTCCCGCGGCCGAGCGATCACTCGTTCCTCAACGCGCCGACCGAGGAGTCCGACTTCACCTGCGCGACCCTCGACTTCGACGGCGGCGCCACGCATCCGCTCGTGCAGGCCCTGCCGTCGGTCATCATCCTTCCGCTCGACGAGGTGGCCACTCTCACCCCCGCGCTCGATCTGCTCTTCTCCGAGGTCGACAACGTGCGCTGCGGGCGTCCGATCCTCGCCGACCGGCTGTTCGAGGTCGTCCTCATCCAGCTGCTGCGATGGATGCTCGACAACCCGTCGCACCTCGCCCTGAAACAGAGCCTGCTGTCGGGTCTCGCCGACGAGCGTCTCTCTCCGGCGCTCGTCGCCGTGCACGAGGCACCGGGCGAGTCCTGGACGCTGCAGACCATGGCCCGTCAGGCCAACATGTCGCGCAGTGCGTTCGCCTCGCGATTCAAGGACGTCGTCGGCCAGACGCCGGTGGACTACCTGACCGAATGGCGGCTGACCATCGCGCAGGAGAACCTCCGCGCCGGGACGTCGGTGAGCACGGTCGCCGCGGAGCTCGGCTACGCGAGTGCCTCGGCGTTCTCGCGGGCCTTCGCACAGCGGATCGGGCGCTCGCCGCGCGCCTGGCTCGTCGGCGCGCGAGCCGACCGGGTCGGTGCCGACATCGGAGCCGCGAGCGGTCGCGAATAG
- a CDS encoding GntR family transcriptional regulator produces the protein MAGRSTKQPIADRMYDVLLHQFMSGERAAGQSLNIGALSRELDVSQTPLREALARLEHTGLVQREALRGYRVAPVMTRTEVEQLGEARVLLEPRLAYEAAQRATPEFLAGLREAVEDFYRSAEVADTETEGFDLYWRSDARFHMMIAAQSGNAFLELSYAALGGQIQRFRLFSKVGRTGAVSAAPEHDEVYAAISAGDADKAAEAMRRHIIGATERLLEG, from the coding sequence GTGGCCGGTCGATCGACGAAGCAGCCCATCGCCGACCGAATGTACGATGTGCTGCTGCATCAGTTCATGTCGGGGGAGCGGGCAGCCGGACAGAGCCTGAACATCGGAGCCCTGTCGCGCGAGCTCGATGTCAGCCAGACCCCTCTGCGTGAGGCGCTCGCCCGTCTGGAGCACACCGGACTGGTGCAGCGCGAGGCGCTGCGCGGCTACCGCGTGGCCCCGGTGATGACGCGCACCGAGGTGGAGCAGCTGGGTGAGGCCAGGGTGCTGTTGGAGCCACGGCTCGCCTACGAGGCCGCGCAGCGCGCGACGCCCGAATTCCTGGCGGGGCTGCGTGAGGCGGTCGAGGACTTCTATCGGTCGGCCGAGGTCGCCGACACGGAGACCGAGGGCTTCGACCTCTACTGGCGGAGCGACGCGCGATTCCACATGATGATCGCCGCGCAGTCCGGCAACGCCTTTCTGGAGCTCTCCTACGCCGCGCTCGGCGGGCAGATCCAACGGTTCCGTCTGTTTTCCAAGGTCGGACGCACGGGTGCCGTGAGCGCAGCTCCGGAGCACGACGAGGTCTACGCGGCGATCTCGGCCGGCGATGCCGACAAGGCGGCCGAGGCCATGCGTCGCCACATCATCGGCGCGACCGAGAGGCTTCTCGAAGGCTGA
- a CDS encoding MBL fold metallo-hydrolase — protein MRAQNSEVTPTTGTGTTRSTGYVARPLIEGFPGKSTSHGAFGWSSLWLLDDGIRRVLIDAGQPAYIPLIHAGLERYGLTTDDVTDVLLTHMHWDHVSNFPMFANATTWVSERELRWAADQPAGTPFIPDLHVQELLRRTHGVERMSGGQEVLPGIHVIDSPGHTPHHLAFHLERADEQRVFAGDAVKNVYELGSGRVDSTLDAEASAATIVALRSLLTDTGATLVPGHDVALRWENGEARRQHPQRAAIGYFADAAHGEEDRSIG, from the coding sequence ATGCGAGCGCAGAACAGCGAGGTCACGCCGACGACGGGGACCGGGACGACGAGATCGACCGGCTACGTCGCGCGTCCGCTGATCGAGGGATTCCCCGGAAAGTCGACCTCTCACGGCGCCTTCGGCTGGAGCAGCCTCTGGCTCCTCGACGACGGCATCCGCCGAGTGCTCATCGACGCCGGGCAGCCCGCCTACATCCCGCTCATCCATGCCGGACTCGAGCGCTACGGGCTGACGACGGATGACGTGACCGACGTGCTGCTGACCCACATGCACTGGGATCACGTCTCCAACTTCCCGATGTTCGCCAACGCGACCACCTGGGTCAGCGAGCGGGAACTGCGCTGGGCGGCGGATCAGCCGGCGGGAACGCCCTTCATCCCCGACCTGCACGTGCAGGAGCTGCTTCGTCGCACCCACGGTGTCGAGCGGATGTCCGGGGGACAGGAAGTGCTTCCCGGCATCCATGTCATCGACAGTCCCGGCCACACGCCGCATCACCTGGCCTTCCATCTCGAACGCGCCGACGAGCAGCGGGTCTTCGCGGGCGACGCGGTGAAGAACGTCTACGAACTGGGCTCGGGCCGGGTCGACTCGACCCTCGATGCCGAAGCCAGCGCCGCCACCATCGTCGCCCTGCGCTCGCTGCTGACCGACACCGGCGCCACTCTCGTGCCGGGGCACGACGTGGCGCTGCGCTGGGAGAACGGCGAGGCGCGACGCCAGCATCCGCAGCGTGCGGCGATCGGCTACTTCGCAGATGCGGCACACGGCGAAGAGGACCGCAGCATCGGCTGA
- a CDS encoding NAD(P)-dependent oxidoreductase → MTTVLYTGGTGRMGRVIREGLAARYDRVVLFARSASDEKLFPGEQIVVGDLADLDELVAAAEGVDVIVHLGGIADESSFDEIRRVNIDGTYNVYEAARRAGVRRVVYASSNHVVGFHPASEILDESALLRPDTYYGVSKAFGEALASLYHDKWGIESVLVRIGTFRPEPEDIRQLALWLSWRDGVELFRCAIESAPVGCQVVYGCSANTGRWWNGDAGWAAIGYAPLDDAADHADGVDLAAPAPTLHGGAFAAPDYEGGIW, encoded by the coding sequence ATGACGACAGTTCTGTACACCGGGGGGACCGGACGCATGGGCCGGGTGATCCGCGAGGGTCTCGCCGCTCGCTACGACCGCGTCGTGCTGTTCGCGCGCTCCGCCTCGGATGAGAAGCTCTTCCCCGGTGAGCAGATCGTCGTGGGTGATCTGGCCGATCTCGACGAGCTCGTCGCGGCTGCCGAGGGCGTCGACGTCATCGTGCACCTCGGCGGGATCGCCGACGAGTCGTCGTTCGACGAGATCCGCCGCGTCAACATCGACGGCACGTACAACGTCTACGAAGCGGCGAGACGGGCCGGCGTGCGCCGCGTCGTCTACGCCAGCTCGAACCACGTCGTCGGGTTCCACCCGGCGAGCGAGATCCTCGACGAGAGTGCGCTGCTCCGCCCTGACACCTATTACGGCGTCTCGAAGGCGTTCGGCGAAGCGCTCGCCAGCCTGTACCACGACAAGTGGGGTATCGAGTCGGTGCTCGTACGCATCGGCACCTTCCGACCGGAGCCCGAAGACATCCGCCAGCTCGCCCTCTGGCTGAGCTGGCGCGACGGAGTCGAACTGTTCCGCTGCGCGATCGAGAGCGCCCCCGTGGGCTGCCAGGTCGTCTACGGATGCTCGGCCAACACCGGCCGCTGGTGGAACGGCGACGCCGGCTGGGCCGCCATCGGCTACGCACCACTCGACGACGCGGCGGACCACGCCGACGGCGTCGATCTCGCAGCCCCCGCACCCACCCTGCACGGCGGCGCATTCGCCGCCCCCGACTACGAAGGAGGGATCTGGTGA
- a CDS encoding phosphoglycerate dehydrogenase, translated as MNSTDSHDVLITTAFLEPGDEVDRMLRSAGLTTHHEPELAQLSPVDRAWTLSGVRAIIAGTRPLGEDELALAPDLQIIVRTGVGYDSVDVTAATARRVPVCITPGANRQAVAEHVFALALACARRIPENVSNLAAGKWQQLTGRELQGSTLGILGLGSIGKAVATIAAGFGMDIVAYDPYFDEAFAAAHGIRRLELDELLREADFVTLHLFLDESTRNLLDASRLSLMKDDAVLINTARGGIVDEDELVDAVRNGRIGGAALDVFADEPLSPSSPLLHTPGILATTHVAGATREARGESGRMAARNVIAALGGASPEFVVNPQYNAVPA; from the coding sequence GTGAACTCGACCGACTCCCACGATGTGCTGATCACCACCGCGTTCCTCGAACCCGGCGACGAAGTCGATCGGATGCTGCGCTCCGCAGGCCTCACGACGCATCACGAACCCGAGCTGGCCCAGCTGTCCCCGGTGGACCGCGCATGGACCCTGTCCGGAGTGCGGGCGATCATCGCCGGGACCCGACCGCTCGGCGAGGACGAACTCGCGCTGGCGCCAGACCTGCAGATCATCGTGCGGACCGGTGTCGGCTACGACAGCGTCGACGTGACGGCCGCCACCGCGCGGCGGGTGCCCGTGTGCATCACCCCCGGCGCCAACCGCCAGGCCGTCGCAGAGCACGTCTTCGCCCTCGCACTGGCCTGTGCTCGGCGGATCCCCGAGAACGTGAGCAACCTGGCCGCGGGGAAGTGGCAGCAGCTGACCGGGCGAGAGCTTCAGGGGTCGACCCTCGGCATCCTCGGGCTCGGCTCGATCGGCAAGGCGGTCGCGACGATCGCCGCCGGCTTCGGCATGGACATCGTCGCGTACGACCCCTACTTCGATGAGGCGTTCGCCGCCGCCCACGGCATCCGTCGTCTCGAACTCGACGAGCTGCTGCGCGAGGCGGACTTCGTGACCCTGCATCTCTTCCTCGACGAATCGACGCGGAACCTCCTCGACGCCTCTCGTCTGTCCCTGATGAAGGATGACGCGGTGCTCATCAACACCGCGCGCGGCGGCATCGTTGACGAGGATGAGCTGGTCGATGCCGTGCGGAACGGCCGGATCGGCGGCGCCGCCCTCGACGTCTTCGCCGACGAGCCGCTGAGCCCGTCCAGCCCGCTCCTGCACACTCCCGGCATCCTCGCGACCACGCATGTCGCCGGTGCCACCCGCGAGGCGCGCGGCGAGTCGGGCCGTATGGCGGCGCGCAACGTGATCGCCGCCCTCGGCGGTGCGTCGCCCGAGTTCGTGGTGAATCCCCAGTACAACGCGGTGCCCGCATGA
- a CDS encoding hydroxypyruvate isomerase family protein, protein MIVESSSGVVRLAANLKWMFTEVPFVERFAAAAEAGFTAVEFASPYELAPAEVRRLLDDAGLAQILINTPAGPAGSPTASGAAYVPGARQEFRDGVLRALEYAGALDARVVHVMAGIRPAEVDADLAFATYVSNISWAAEQARGTGVRLALEAINKRDQPGYGLASMETAAAVAQAVDPEVVGVLFDVYHAQVDRGNVIERFERLHPLIAHVQIADNPGRGEPGTGEIAYERVLARIARSGYAGWIGCEYAPVAGTRDGLSWLERIIR, encoded by the coding sequence ATGATCGTCGAGTCGTCTTCGGGCGTGGTGCGCCTCGCCGCGAACCTGAAGTGGATGTTCACCGAGGTGCCGTTCGTCGAGCGGTTCGCCGCCGCGGCCGAGGCGGGGTTCACCGCGGTGGAGTTCGCCTCCCCGTACGAGCTGGCGCCCGCCGAGGTGCGTCGCCTGCTGGACGATGCCGGGCTGGCGCAGATCCTCATCAACACGCCCGCCGGGCCGGCCGGTTCTCCGACCGCCTCCGGTGCCGCCTACGTACCCGGCGCGCGGCAGGAGTTCCGCGACGGCGTGCTGCGTGCGCTGGAGTACGCCGGCGCCCTGGATGCCCGCGTCGTCCATGTCATGGCGGGCATCAGGCCTGCGGAGGTCGACGCCGACCTCGCCTTCGCGACCTACGTGTCGAACATCTCCTGGGCGGCCGAGCAGGCGCGGGGCACGGGAGTCCGCCTCGCACTGGAGGCGATCAACAAGCGCGATCAACCCGGGTACGGGCTGGCCTCGATGGAGACGGCCGCGGCCGTGGCGCAGGCCGTCGATCCGGAGGTCGTCGGCGTGCTGTTCGACGTGTACCACGCGCAGGTCGACCGCGGGAACGTGATCGAGCGCTTCGAACGGCTGCATCCTCTGATCGCGCACGTCCAGATCGCCGACAACCCCGGGCGCGGTGAGCCGGGCACGGGCGAGATCGCCTACGAGCGCGTGCTCGCCCGGATCGCGCGGAGCGGCTATGCCGGCTGGATCGGCTGCGAGTACGCCCCCGTCGCAGGTACCCGCGACGGCCTGTCCTGGCTCGAGAGGATCATCCGATGA
- the otnK gene encoding 3-oxo-tetronate kinase, whose protein sequence is MIGVIADDVTGATDVAAALRRAGLRTLLVLGTDTAEASVAGPSIAESAAAADGIVIGLKTRSLPADEAVAQSLAALAALRAQGADRIYVKYCSTFDSTADGNIGPITEAVADALGADLVVTTPAAPLHGRTVYRGHLFVGDVLLAETHMRDHPVTPMRDSSVPRLLTAQSARPVGMLPLDVVQRGADAVREAMDGARAAGILQLIADAVTDADLDVIADAVEAEPLVAGSAGLVGALALRETVAGEPAPAPPLGRTAIIAGSCSRRTLEQIDSFQAAGLPAYRVAAEPDDSAEDLAARALEWWDRQPSDASALLYSSSPASERRDDVPGAGELYERTAGLVAAALADRGVTRMLIAGGETSGEVIRSLGTTAAVVGEEVAPGAPWIHDEKRGVHLVLKSGNFGDEDLFVDVARQGSSS, encoded by the coding sequence ATGATCGGCGTCATCGCCGACGACGTCACCGGCGCGACCGACGTGGCCGCCGCCCTGCGGCGCGCCGGCCTGCGCACGCTCCTCGTACTGGGCACCGACACCGCCGAAGCCTCGGTCGCCGGGCCGTCGATCGCCGAATCCGCGGCCGCCGCGGACGGCATCGTCATCGGGCTGAAGACGCGGTCCCTGCCCGCAGACGAGGCGGTCGCGCAGAGCCTCGCCGCGCTCGCCGCACTGCGGGCGCAGGGCGCCGATCGCATCTACGTCAAGTACTGCTCGACCTTCGACTCCACCGCCGACGGCAACATCGGCCCGATCACCGAAGCGGTCGCCGACGCCCTCGGCGCCGACCTGGTCGTGACGACTCCCGCGGCGCCGCTGCACGGCCGCACCGTCTACCGCGGTCACCTGTTCGTCGGCGACGTGCTGCTCGCCGAGACCCACATGCGCGATCACCCCGTGACGCCGATGCGCGATTCGTCGGTTCCGCGGCTGCTCACCGCCCAGTCGGCACGGCCGGTCGGGATGCTGCCGCTCGACGTCGTGCAACGAGGCGCCGACGCCGTCCGTGAGGCGATGGACGGGGCCCGCGCCGCCGGCATCCTGCAGCTCATCGCCGACGCCGTCACAGATGCCGATCTCGACGTGATCGCGGATGCCGTCGAGGCCGAGCCGCTGGTCGCCGGATCTGCCGGGCTGGTCGGAGCGCTCGCACTGCGCGAGACGGTGGCCGGCGAACCGGCACCCGCACCGCCCCTCGGCCGCACCGCGATCATCGCGGGCAGCTGTTCGCGACGCACCCTCGAGCAGATCGACAGCTTCCAGGCCGCAGGACTCCCCGCGTATCGCGTGGCCGCCGAGCCCGACGACTCCGCCGAGGATCTTGCCGCCCGCGCCCTGGAGTGGTGGGACCGACAGCCCTCCGACGCGTCGGCTCTCCTCTACTCGTCCAGCCCGGCCTCGGAGCGTCGCGACGACGTGCCCGGTGCCGGTGAGCTGTACGAGCGCACCGCCGGTCTGGTGGCGGCGGCGCTCGCCGACCGCGGCGTGACGCGCATGCTCATCGCCGGCGGAGAGACCTCGGGCGAGGTCATCCGCTCGCTCGGCACGACCGCCGCCGTCGTGGGCGAGGAGGTCGCGCCAGGCGCCCCCTGGATCCATGACGAGAAGCGCGGCGTGCACCTCGTGCTCAAGTCGGGGAACTTCGGCGACGAGGACCTGTTCGTCGACGTCGCCCGCCAGGGGAGCTCATCGTGA
- a CDS encoding class II aldolase/adducin family protein gives MSTEARRAIERVAHSIHARGLTHGRTGNLAVRDGERVVVTPTGVSLADVVADELSVVALDGTHVEGPPPTKEAFLHVAMLRVRPQANAIVHTHSVHSAAVSCLADVDADDPIPPLTAYYGMRIGTLRMLPYFAPGDPAATGAVEKAARTTHALLLRNHGPVVAGVDLDAALDAVEELEHTAQLFLLTRGLPTAPLTPAQLSALAAPSGRTHP, from the coding sequence GTGAGCACGGAAGCCCGCCGCGCGATCGAACGCGTCGCGCACTCGATCCACGCCCGTGGCCTCACCCACGGACGCACCGGCAATCTCGCGGTGCGTGACGGCGAACGTGTGGTCGTCACCCCGACCGGGGTCAGCCTCGCCGACGTCGTCGCCGACGAGTTGTCGGTCGTCGCCCTCGACGGCACGCACGTCGAAGGGCCGCCGCCGACGAAGGAGGCGTTCCTGCACGTCGCGATGCTGCGGGTGCGCCCCCAGGCCAACGCGATCGTGCACACCCACTCGGTCCATTCGGCTGCGGTGTCGTGCCTCGCCGACGTCGATGCCGACGATCCGATCCCGCCGCTCACCGCCTACTACGGCATGCGGATCGGGACGCTGCGGATGCTTCCCTACTTCGCCCCGGGTGACCCGGCCGCGACGGGCGCCGTCGAGAAGGCAGCGCGCACGACGCACGCTCTGCTGCTGCGCAATCACGGCCCGGTCGTCGCCGGTGTCGATCTCGACGCTGCGCTGGATGCCGTCGAAGAGCTCGAGCACACCGCGCAGCTCTTCCTCCTCACCCGCGGGCTGCCCACGGCTCCGCTCACCCCGGCGCAGCTGAGCGCGCTCGCTGCTCCCTCCGGAAGGACTCACCCGTGA